In Ruania zhangjianzhongii, the following proteins share a genomic window:
- a CDS encoding TIGR00645 family protein produces the protein MSEHSTDSTVSSARRHPGASPLGHLIFLSRWLQVPLYLGLIVAQGVYVWQFVKELWHLVGYTVLGDVSHLPPDYADMSSEAQTMLFVLGLVDVVMISNLLIMVIIGGYETFVSRIRLNDHPDQPEWLSHVNANVLKTKLAMSIIGISSIHLLRTFINSESMESSTMMWQTLIHLAFILSAIALAWIDKMSLTQAERAAHARATAEQNHVPAPEPSKS, from the coding sequence TTGTCCGAGCACTCGACCGACTCGACCGTCTCCTCCGCACGCCGTCACCCCGGCGCTTCGCCCTTGGGGCACCTGATCTTCCTCTCCCGGTGGCTGCAAGTGCCGCTGTACCTCGGACTGATCGTGGCCCAGGGGGTCTACGTCTGGCAGTTCGTCAAGGAGCTCTGGCACCTCGTCGGCTACACGGTGCTCGGCGACGTCTCACACCTGCCTCCGGACTACGCCGATATGAGCAGCGAGGCGCAGACGATGTTGTTCGTCCTCGGCCTGGTGGACGTGGTGATGATCTCCAACCTGCTGATCATGGTGATCATCGGCGGGTACGAGACGTTCGTGTCCCGGATTCGTCTGAATGATCACCCGGACCAGCCGGAGTGGCTCTCCCACGTGAACGCCAACGTGCTCAAGACCAAGCTGGCGATGTCGATCATCGGGATCTCCTCGATCCACCTGCTGCGCACCTTCATCAACTCCGAGTCGATGGAGTCCAGCACGATGATGTGGCAGACCCTCATCCACCTCGCCTTCATCCTCTCCGCCATCGCCCTGGCGTGGATCGACAAGATGTCGCTGACCCAGGCCGAGCGCGCTGCGCATGCCCGGGCGACCGCGGAGCAGAACCACGTGCCCGCTCCGGAGCCGTCGAAGAGCTGA
- a CDS encoding GNAT family N-acetyltransferase produces the protein MAEHHGHAHGLTADVSVRPSLAEDARHLGRIQVASWRTGLAGVLPAAALDGLDAEQFAAAWRTAISSPPSAKHRMLTACHGPEVVGFAALAPAPQTQETGEIVALEVDPASAREGHGSRLLAACTDLLRATNASHVRAWAIEGDDVRAAFLSTAGLEPLGIRRVLDVAGTQVNELAFSAVLS, from the coding sequence ATGGCTGAGCACCACGGACACGCGCACGGGTTGACGGCGGATGTCTCGGTGCGTCCGTCCCTCGCCGAGGATGCACGTCACCTGGGCAGGATCCAGGTGGCCTCCTGGCGCACCGGACTCGCCGGAGTGCTGCCCGCAGCAGCTCTCGACGGTCTGGACGCCGAGCAGTTCGCCGCTGCCTGGCGGACCGCGATCTCCTCGCCGCCCTCAGCCAAGCACCGGATGCTCACCGCCTGCCACGGCCCGGAGGTGGTCGGCTTCGCAGCACTGGCCCCCGCGCCACAGACGCAGGAGACCGGGGAGATCGTGGCTCTCGAGGTGGATCCGGCCAGCGCCCGCGAGGGGCACGGCTCCCGGCTGCTGGCGGCCTGCACCGATCTCCTCCGGGCCACTAACGCCAGCCATGTGCGTGCCTGGGCGATCGAGGGCGACGACGTCCGCGCGGCGTTCCTGTCCACCGCCGGCTTGGAGCCGCTCGGGATCCGCCGCGTGCTCGATGTGGCCGGGACCCAGGTGAACGAGCTGGCGTTCTCCGCTGTGCTCTCCTGA
- the dapA gene encoding 4-hydroxy-tetrahydrodipicolinate synthase has product MPSHPPRTFGSVSVAMVTPMKPGGKLDIPAAQRLARHLVDSGADSLVLSGTTGESPTTHQPEKDELVTAVVEAVGEEAMIIAGAGSNDTAHATRIATAAERTGAHGILVLTPYYNRPSQEGVYRHIRTVVEATSLPAMIYDIPGRTGVAVGDEILDRFAEHPQIHAVKDATGNVAQGFDRMRRTGLEFYSGDDNLNLAWLVHGASGVVSVVGHVEVARYAQMVAAVDAGDLFGARDLSAQLAPVVEALMGTGQGAVMAKAALQLQGHLEHRSVRSPLVEANDAELADLRTALILHGLLKDTDR; this is encoded by the coding sequence ATGCCGTCGCATCCTCCGCGCACCTTCGGTTCCGTCAGTGTGGCTATGGTCACGCCGATGAAGCCCGGCGGGAAGCTCGACATCCCCGCAGCCCAGCGGCTCGCGCGGCACCTGGTGGACTCCGGTGCCGACTCCCTGGTGCTCTCCGGCACCACCGGCGAGTCGCCGACCACGCACCAGCCGGAGAAGGACGAGCTGGTCACCGCCGTGGTGGAGGCGGTGGGCGAGGAGGCGATGATCATCGCCGGCGCCGGCTCCAACGACACCGCGCACGCCACCCGGATCGCCACTGCGGCCGAACGCACCGGCGCCCACGGAATCCTGGTGCTCACCCCGTACTACAACCGCCCGTCCCAGGAGGGCGTCTACCGGCACATCCGTACTGTGGTCGAGGCCACCAGCCTGCCCGCGATGATCTACGACATCCCGGGCCGGACCGGAGTAGCGGTCGGGGACGAGATTCTCGACCGGTTCGCCGAGCACCCGCAGATCCATGCGGTCAAGGACGCGACCGGAAACGTCGCCCAAGGCTTCGACCGGATGCGCCGCACCGGGCTGGAGTTCTACTCCGGGGACGACAACCTCAATCTGGCCTGGCTGGTGCACGGTGCCTCGGGTGTGGTCTCCGTGGTCGGTCACGTGGAGGTGGCCCGGTACGCTCAGATGGTCGCCGCCGTGGATGCCGGCGATCTGTTCGGTGCACGCGACCTCTCCGCCCAGCTCGCCCCCGTGGTGGAGGCACTCATGGGCACCGGGCAGGGCGCGGTGATGGCCAAGGCCGCGCTGCAGCTGCAGGGCCACCTGGAGCACCGCAGCGTCCGCTCGCCGTTGGTCGAGGCCAACGACGCCGAGCTGGCCGACCTGCGCACCGCCCTGATCTTGCACGGACTACTGAAGGACACCGATCGATGA
- a CDS encoding ribonuclease J, which translates to MSHPHPELDLPAPLAPGALRIVPLGGLGEVGRNMAVLEFGGKLLIIDCGVLFPEDSQPGVDLILPDFSYIEDRMDQVEAIVLTHGHEDHIGAVPYLLRLRRDVPIVGSKLSLAFLAAKLKEHRITPELREVAEEQRLSMGPFDLEFVAVNHSIPDALAVMVRTPAGSVLHTGDFKMDQLPLDSRITDLRAFARLGEEGVDLFMTDSTNAEVPGFTTSERDIGPVLDSVFGQADGRIVVASFSSHVHRVQQVLDAAHAHGRRVALVGRSMVRNMTIASELGYLNVPDGVLIDIKKIGDVPEDRMVLMCTGSQGEPMAALSRIANRDHRVSVGPGDTVILASSLIPGNENAVFRIINGLIRLGAKVVHQANARVHVSGHASAGELLYVYNIVRPRNVMPVHGEIRHLVANGALAVKTGVSPERVVLAEDGVVVDLVDGRARIAGAVPCGYVYVDGSSVGGVTDAELKDRRILGEEGFITIFAVVDSSSGQVVAGPHLQARGVAEGEDRLAMIVPEITKALTEAAAGGNADVHQLQQVIRRVVGRFASSKLRRRPMIIPVVVES; encoded by the coding sequence ATGAGTCACCCGCACCCCGAGCTCGACCTGCCCGCACCGCTGGCCCCTGGCGCACTGCGGATCGTTCCGCTCGGCGGGCTCGGCGAAGTCGGCCGGAACATGGCGGTCCTGGAGTTCGGCGGCAAGCTGCTGATCATCGACTGCGGCGTGCTGTTCCCTGAGGACAGCCAGCCCGGCGTGGACCTGATCCTGCCCGACTTCAGCTACATCGAGGACCGGATGGACCAGGTGGAGGCGATCGTGCTCACCCACGGGCACGAGGACCACATCGGCGCCGTGCCGTATCTGCTCCGGCTCCGCCGGGACGTGCCGATCGTCGGCTCGAAGCTGTCCCTGGCGTTCCTGGCCGCCAAGCTGAAGGAGCACCGGATCACTCCCGAACTGCGCGAAGTGGCCGAGGAGCAGCGGCTCAGCATGGGCCCCTTCGATCTGGAGTTCGTGGCGGTGAACCACTCCATCCCGGACGCGCTCGCCGTGATGGTGCGCACTCCGGCCGGTTCGGTGCTGCACACCGGTGACTTCAAGATGGACCAGCTGCCCCTGGACTCGCGGATCACCGATCTGCGCGCCTTCGCCCGGCTGGGCGAGGAGGGCGTGGATCTGTTCATGACCGACTCCACGAACGCCGAGGTACCCGGGTTCACCACCTCGGAGCGGGACATCGGCCCGGTGCTGGACTCGGTGTTCGGCCAGGCTGACGGCCGGATCGTGGTGGCTTCGTTCTCCTCGCACGTGCACCGGGTGCAGCAGGTGCTCGACGCCGCGCACGCCCACGGACGCCGGGTGGCGCTGGTGGGCCGCTCCATGGTGCGGAACATGACCATCGCCAGCGAGCTGGGCTACCTGAACGTGCCTGATGGCGTGCTGATCGACATCAAGAAGATCGGCGACGTGCCCGAGGACCGGATGGTGCTGATGTGCACCGGGTCCCAGGGTGAGCCGATGGCGGCGCTGTCCCGGATCGCCAACCGGGACCACCGGGTGAGCGTGGGCCCGGGGGACACGGTGATCCTGGCCTCGTCGCTGATTCCCGGGAACGAGAACGCCGTCTTCCGGATCATCAACGGGCTGATCCGCCTGGGTGCGAAGGTGGTGCACCAGGCCAATGCCCGGGTGCACGTCTCCGGGCACGCCTCCGCCGGTGAGCTGCTGTACGTGTACAACATCGTCCGTCCCCGCAATGTGATGCCGGTGCACGGCGAGATCCGGCACCTGGTGGCGAATGGCGCCCTGGCGGTCAAGACCGGCGTGTCGCCGGAGCGGGTGGTGCTCGCCGAGGACGGCGTGGTGGTGGATCTGGTCGACGGCCGGGCCCGGATCGCCGGTGCCGTGCCCTGCGGGTACGTCTACGTGGACGGGTCCTCCGTGGGCGGAGTGACCGATGCCGAGCTGAAGGACCGGAGAATCCTCGGCGAGGAGGGCTTCATCACCATCTTTGCGGTGGTGGACTCCTCCAGCGGCCAGGTGGTCGCCGGACCTCACCTGCAGGCCAGGGGAGTGGCCGAGGGTGAGGACCGGCTGGCGATGATCGTCCCGGAGATCACCAAGGCGCTCACCGAGGCCGCCGCCGGTGGGAACGCCGACGTGCACCAGCTGCAGCAGGTGATCCGCCGGGTGGTCGGCCGGTTCGCCTCCAGCAAGCTGCGCCGCCGCCCGATGATCATCCCAGTGGTGGTGGAGTCCTGA
- a CDS encoding TetR/AcrR family transcriptional regulator produces the protein MARPRQYDDALHRRLLNLASELISTDGADALSVRTLAARADTTTAAIYTLFGGRAQVVDAVVAEGLARFAAHLDAVGRTGDAGTDLTALGMAYRASALANPHFYRVMFSASGLRTGAASLTEPTFAILRSAVARLMPTAPEEQVEDQAVRAWGLVHGLVSLELGGLLPGSEAERAARYRRMLRTPPPLG, from the coding sequence ATGGCCCGACCTCGCCAGTACGACGACGCCCTCCACCGGCGCCTGCTGAACCTCGCCTCCGAGCTGATCTCCACCGACGGTGCCGACGCCCTCTCGGTACGCACCCTCGCCGCCCGCGCCGATACCACCACTGCCGCGATCTACACCCTGTTCGGCGGACGTGCCCAGGTGGTGGACGCCGTCGTGGCGGAGGGGCTGGCCCGGTTCGCGGCGCACCTGGACGCGGTCGGCCGCACCGGCGATGCTGGCACCGACCTGACCGCGCTCGGCATGGCCTACCGGGCCAGTGCCCTGGCCAACCCGCACTTCTACCGGGTGATGTTCTCCGCATCGGGCCTGCGCACAGGTGCGGCCAGCCTGACGGAACCGACGTTTGCCATCCTGCGCTCCGCCGTCGCACGCCTGATGCCGACAGCACCCGAGGAACAGGTGGAGGACCAGGCCGTACGCGCCTGGGGCCTGGTGCACGGACTGGTCAGCCTGGAGCTGGGCGGCCTGCTGCCGGGCTCGGAGGCCGAACGCGCGGCCCGCTACCGGCGGATGCTCAGGACTCCACCACCACTGGGATGA